The bacterium genome includes a window with the following:
- a CDS encoding tRNA dimethylallyltransferase: LQSGCHRALPSMQGLGYKEIAAHLEGEVTLDTAVAQLRRDTHRYAKRQLTWFRADPRYRWIDVDDQPAERVASRVLEPLAARETWPYSVI; encoded by the coding sequence CTGCAAAGCGGATGCCATCGCGCGCTGCCGTCCATGCAGGGCCTCGGGTACAAAGAGATCGCCGCCCACCTCGAAGGCGAGGTCACCCTGGACACCGCCGTCGCGCAGTTGCGCCGCGATACGCACCGCTACGCGAAGCGGCAGTTGACGTGGTTTCGCGCCGACCCGCGATACCGCTGGATCGATGTGGACGATCAGCCGGCCGAGCGCGTGGCGTCAAGGGTTCTCGAGCCGCTCGCCGCCCGAGAGACGTGGCCGTACTCCGTGATATGA